One segment of Myxocyprinus asiaticus isolate MX2 ecotype Aquarium Trade chromosome 41, UBuf_Myxa_2, whole genome shotgun sequence DNA contains the following:
- the itprid1 gene encoding protein ITPRID1 isoform X1, whose product MSTVMATDLLADRRAILRASWNRWSRTNNSEIDKIINTNTRNCDEDIVQCWLTSVPKDDAKPDVAMEMAMKPIRRNRSAEDDLALGVEASLYSKLSLGTVWSFRRSSVDPPSLSRLNSFASGVSIQSGVSVMDVLTMLKDDPEELLLDLGFGIDEPDITGRIPARFLNYQSSAHGISFQLFLEAQQSRMDIENPDVRNRFRQLEVLQQVTTTFSSLVGPISPGADASLASRMSVEARERRKRMAMILRRASKKSLSHAQMSQNQQTLSPTNLAQSGVESSGASPADKIIPLKRSRQSFSDNSGLPTLQEEQSSNFESAEPILISHPTRGTTDPLKLVSDPMPTEGILHQPVESFELEEIQSFDEGSVSGHCSGPVDPGGERLGSNVIRTNSCQSDSSGFLEEPFVPALSQQNSPGSELMKMLNGISQDSTESQQKSTEQQNTEGPSADKQNSGTQFGHITHSRNTVLRTADSGTINNTVDSYTVLGKMESRTHSTQKSTIWTEKANSNSLSPDISKIKGNGVCALVYSVQMDPVCYPPEIRDKLQSLDQRVGKQRMSLFDELKSAETNSTTCPTDLGTGVEMEVATCADPYELGVKDQISRHSNQMCDSLTSYRDKNVTSDTAFGHDSPAALKRRRESFSKRSRSDVATDNDSGTAQTPTTNTPFTSVETCPAGMWKSMECSRGLGHFRTRSMSLDTGLSYEEEDHRWEGMFCAGTQRCSHCGSQISSDNGWEKPQPEQSSNLPYSLDELEEMMKCMRKFQSVLTEIEVRLEEQLASVHCSLTDSHREEVKDILRIREAVKQEAGMLEQQLSDLVHHYGDSIKMKLNRLLDEQSQLCSQLRITPSERPRLGLPSTRSVGTQCCLLPVTSNPLRCVHHHCTCQRAACHDPHKYQTQWGPNCKPDRLDFVAFIKSVRNVLNPSRVGKNLELNDFHDIQLTRLERLHSSADVNKAAY is encoded by the exons ATGTCCACAGTGATGGCTACAGATTTGTTGGCAGACAGAAGAGCAATCCTACGGGCTTCATGGAATAGATGGAGCAGGACGAATAATTCTGAGATTGATAAAATTATCAATACTAACACAA GGAACTGTGACGAAGACATTGTACAGTGCTGGCTTACGTCAGTCCCCAA GGATGATGCAAAACCAGACGTTGCCATGGAGATGGCAA TGAAGCCTATAAGGAGAAACAGGAGTGCAGAAGATGATCTGGCACTGGGAGTGGAAG CATCTTTATATAGTAAACTCTCCCTCGGGACTGTTTGGAGCTTTCGGAG GTCGTCTGTAGACCCTCCTTCTCTATCCAGGTTGAACAGTTTTGCATCGGGTGTCTCGATACAGTCAGGAGTCAG TGTGATGGATGTATTGACTATGCTAAAAGATGACCCTGAAGAACTGTTGCTGGATTTGGGTTTCGGCATCGATGAGCCTGACATCACAGGGAGAATCCCGGCCCGTTTCCTCAATTATCAGTCCAGTGCTCACGGCATCAGTTTTCAGCTCTTTCTGGAAGCTCAGCAGAGCCGAATGGACATCGAAAACCCGGATGTCAGGA ATCGATTTAGACAGCTCGAGGTTCTTCAGCAGGTCACCACGACCTTCTCCTCTCTGGTTGGCCCCATCTCTCCAGGTGCAGATGCATCTTTAGCTTCCCGAATGTCAGTGGAGGCACGGGAAAGGAGGAAACGCATGGCTATGATTCTGCGTAGAGCCTCCAAGAAGAGTCTCAGCCATGCCCAAATGTCACAGAACCAGCAAACACTCTCTCCAACGAACTTAGCCCAGTCTGGCGTGGAATCCTCTGGGGCTTCACCGGCAGATAAAATAATTCCTTTAAAACGGTCAAGGCAAAGTTTCTCTGACAACAGCGGTCTGCCTACCTTACAAGAGGAGCAGAGTTCTAATTTTGAATCGGCTGAGCCCATTTTAATTAGTCACCCAACTAGAGGAACAACAGACCCCCTAAAACTTGTGTCTGATCCCATGCCCACCGAAGGGATCTTGCATCAACCTGTGGAATCTTTTGAGCTAGAGGAG ATCCAGAGTTTTGATGAGGGAAGTGTTTCTGGGCACTGCAGTGGCCCGGTGGATCCTGGAG GTGAACGTTTGGGATCTAATGTGATAAGGACAAACAGTTGTCAGTCAGACAGCAGTGGCTTCCTTGAGGAACCATTCGTACCAGCGCTCTCTCAGCAGAACAGCCCAGGATCTGAGCTCATGAAG ATGCTGAATGGGATATCACAAGACAGTACAGAGAGTCAACAGAAGAGCACAGAACAGCAAAACACTGAGGGGCCCAGTGCAGATAAACAGAACTCTGGCACACAGTTTGGCCATATAACACACTCTAGAAACACTGTTCTGAGAACGGCAGACTCTGGAACTATTAACAACACAGTGGACTCTTATACTGTCCTGGGAAAAATGGAATCAAGAACACACTCGACACAGAAAAGCACTATATGGACTGAAAAAGCTAATTCAAATTCTTTGTCACCAGACATTAGTAAAATTAAGGGCAATGGTGTTTGTGCTTTAGTGTACTCCGTCCAGATGGATCCTGTTTGTTATCCGCCTGAAATCCGTGACAAATTGCAAAGCCTAGATCAACGTGTTGGTAAGCAACGTATGTCCTTGTTTGACGAACTGAAATCTGCAGAGACAAACTCAACTACTTGTCCTACTGATCTGGGAACAGGTGTGGAAATGGAGGTTGCCACCTGTGCAGATCCCTATGAGTTGGGTGTGAAAGATCAGATCTCCAGACATTCAAATCAGATGTGCGATTCTCTGACCTCATACCGGGACAAAAATGTGACATCTGATACTGCATTTGGGCACGATTCCCCAGCTGCGCTCAAACGCAGAAGGGAGTCATTTTCCAAGAGGTCCAGGTCTGATGTGGCCACTGATAATGATTCGGGCACAGCGCAAACACCCACCACAAATACACCATTCACATCTGTGGAGACATGTCCAGCTGGCATGTGGAAATCTATGGAATGTTCTAGAGGTCTTGGACATTTCCGTACACGATCGATGTCTCTGGACACGGGGTTGTCATATGAGGAGGAGGATCACAGATGGGAGGGCATGTTTTGTGCAGGGACACAGCGATGCTCCCATTGCGGATCTCAGATAAGCAGCGACAATGGCTGGGAGAAACCTCAACCTGAGCAGTCCTCAAATCTGCCT TACTCTCTGGATGAGCTGGAGGAGATGATGAAGTGCATGAGAAAGTTCCAGAGTGTTCTGACGGAAATTGAAGTAAGACTAGAGGAACAACTAGCATCTGTACACTGCTCGCTTACAGACTCCCACAG AGAGGAAGTGAAGGATATTTTGAGGATACGAGAAGCTGTCAAACAGGAAGCTGGGATGCTCGAACAGCAGCTGTCCGATTTGGTACACCACTATGGTGATAGCATCAAAATG AAGCTGAATCGGCTCTTGGATGAACAGTCTCAGCTGTGTTCCCAACTGCGTATCACCCCTTCTGAAAGGCCCCGTCTTGGACTGCCCTCGACCAGGAGTGTGGGCACTCAGTGCTGCTTGCTGCCTGTGACATCCAACCCACTGAGATGTGTTCACCATCACTGTACATGTCAGAGAGCAGCATGCCACGATCCACACAAATATCAAACCCAGTGGGGGCCCAACTGCAAGCCAGACAGGCTGGACTTTGTAGCTTTTATTAAAAGTGTAAGAAATGTCTTGAATCCTAGTAGGGTTGGGAAAAATCTGGAactaaatgattttcatgacattcAGTTAACGCGTCTTGAACGTCTGCATTCTTCTGCCGATGTGAACAAAGCAGCATACTAA
- the itprid1 gene encoding protein ITPRID1 isoform X2 has product MSTVMATDLLADRRAILRASWNRWSRTNNSEIDKIINTNTRNCDEDIVQCWLTSVPKDDAKPDVAMEMAMKPIRRNRSAEDDLALGVEASLYSKLSLGTVWSFRRSSVDPPSLSRLNSFASGVSIQSGVSVMDVLTMLKDDPEELLLDLGFGIDEPDITGRIPARFLNYQSSAHGISFQLFLEAQQSRMDIENPDVRNRFRQLEVLQQVTTTFSSLVGPISPGADASLASRMSVEARERRKRMAMILRRASKKSLSHAQMSQNQQTLSPTNLAQSGVESSGASPADKIIPLKRSRQSFSDNSGLPTLQEEQSSNFESAEPILISHPTRGTTDPLKLVSDPMPTEGILHQPVESFELEEIQSFDEGSVSGHCSGPVDPGGERLGSNVIRTNSCQSDSSGFLEEPFVPALSQQNSPGSELMKMLNGISQDSTESQQKSTEQQNTEGPSADKQNSGTQFGHITHSRNTVLRTADSGTINNTVDSYTVLGKMESRTHSTQKSTIWTEKANSNSLSPDISKIKGNGVCALVYSVQMDPVCYPPEIRDKLQSLDQRVGKQRMSLFDELKSAETNSTTCPTDLGTGVEMEVATCADPYELGVKDQISRHSNQMCDSLTSYRDKNVTSDTAFGHDSPAALKRRRESFSKRSRSDVATDNDSGTAQTPTTNTPFTSVETCPAGMWKSMECSRGLGHFRTRSMSLDTGLSYEEEDHRWEGMFCAGTQRCSHCGSQISSDNGWEKPQPEQSSNLPYSLDELEEMMKCMRKFQSVLTEIEVRLEEQLASVHCSLTDSHREEVKDILRIREAVKQEAGMLEQQLSDLVHHYGDSIKMKLNRLLDEQSQLCSQLRITPSERPRLGLPSTRSVGTQCCLLPVTSNPLRCVHHHCTCQRAACHDPHKYQTQWGPNCKPDRLDFVAFIKSLKNSLQHSTNNNSLE; this is encoded by the exons ATGTCCACAGTGATGGCTACAGATTTGTTGGCAGACAGAAGAGCAATCCTACGGGCTTCATGGAATAGATGGAGCAGGACGAATAATTCTGAGATTGATAAAATTATCAATACTAACACAA GGAACTGTGACGAAGACATTGTACAGTGCTGGCTTACGTCAGTCCCCAA GGATGATGCAAAACCAGACGTTGCCATGGAGATGGCAA TGAAGCCTATAAGGAGAAACAGGAGTGCAGAAGATGATCTGGCACTGGGAGTGGAAG CATCTTTATATAGTAAACTCTCCCTCGGGACTGTTTGGAGCTTTCGGAG GTCGTCTGTAGACCCTCCTTCTCTATCCAGGTTGAACAGTTTTGCATCGGGTGTCTCGATACAGTCAGGAGTCAG TGTGATGGATGTATTGACTATGCTAAAAGATGACCCTGAAGAACTGTTGCTGGATTTGGGTTTCGGCATCGATGAGCCTGACATCACAGGGAGAATCCCGGCCCGTTTCCTCAATTATCAGTCCAGTGCTCACGGCATCAGTTTTCAGCTCTTTCTGGAAGCTCAGCAGAGCCGAATGGACATCGAAAACCCGGATGTCAGGA ATCGATTTAGACAGCTCGAGGTTCTTCAGCAGGTCACCACGACCTTCTCCTCTCTGGTTGGCCCCATCTCTCCAGGTGCAGATGCATCTTTAGCTTCCCGAATGTCAGTGGAGGCACGGGAAAGGAGGAAACGCATGGCTATGATTCTGCGTAGAGCCTCCAAGAAGAGTCTCAGCCATGCCCAAATGTCACAGAACCAGCAAACACTCTCTCCAACGAACTTAGCCCAGTCTGGCGTGGAATCCTCTGGGGCTTCACCGGCAGATAAAATAATTCCTTTAAAACGGTCAAGGCAAAGTTTCTCTGACAACAGCGGTCTGCCTACCTTACAAGAGGAGCAGAGTTCTAATTTTGAATCGGCTGAGCCCATTTTAATTAGTCACCCAACTAGAGGAACAACAGACCCCCTAAAACTTGTGTCTGATCCCATGCCCACCGAAGGGATCTTGCATCAACCTGTGGAATCTTTTGAGCTAGAGGAG ATCCAGAGTTTTGATGAGGGAAGTGTTTCTGGGCACTGCAGTGGCCCGGTGGATCCTGGAG GTGAACGTTTGGGATCTAATGTGATAAGGACAAACAGTTGTCAGTCAGACAGCAGTGGCTTCCTTGAGGAACCATTCGTACCAGCGCTCTCTCAGCAGAACAGCCCAGGATCTGAGCTCATGAAG ATGCTGAATGGGATATCACAAGACAGTACAGAGAGTCAACAGAAGAGCACAGAACAGCAAAACACTGAGGGGCCCAGTGCAGATAAACAGAACTCTGGCACACAGTTTGGCCATATAACACACTCTAGAAACACTGTTCTGAGAACGGCAGACTCTGGAACTATTAACAACACAGTGGACTCTTATACTGTCCTGGGAAAAATGGAATCAAGAACACACTCGACACAGAAAAGCACTATATGGACTGAAAAAGCTAATTCAAATTCTTTGTCACCAGACATTAGTAAAATTAAGGGCAATGGTGTTTGTGCTTTAGTGTACTCCGTCCAGATGGATCCTGTTTGTTATCCGCCTGAAATCCGTGACAAATTGCAAAGCCTAGATCAACGTGTTGGTAAGCAACGTATGTCCTTGTTTGACGAACTGAAATCTGCAGAGACAAACTCAACTACTTGTCCTACTGATCTGGGAACAGGTGTGGAAATGGAGGTTGCCACCTGTGCAGATCCCTATGAGTTGGGTGTGAAAGATCAGATCTCCAGACATTCAAATCAGATGTGCGATTCTCTGACCTCATACCGGGACAAAAATGTGACATCTGATACTGCATTTGGGCACGATTCCCCAGCTGCGCTCAAACGCAGAAGGGAGTCATTTTCCAAGAGGTCCAGGTCTGATGTGGCCACTGATAATGATTCGGGCACAGCGCAAACACCCACCACAAATACACCATTCACATCTGTGGAGACATGTCCAGCTGGCATGTGGAAATCTATGGAATGTTCTAGAGGTCTTGGACATTTCCGTACACGATCGATGTCTCTGGACACGGGGTTGTCATATGAGGAGGAGGATCACAGATGGGAGGGCATGTTTTGTGCAGGGACACAGCGATGCTCCCATTGCGGATCTCAGATAAGCAGCGACAATGGCTGGGAGAAACCTCAACCTGAGCAGTCCTCAAATCTGCCT TACTCTCTGGATGAGCTGGAGGAGATGATGAAGTGCATGAGAAAGTTCCAGAGTGTTCTGACGGAAATTGAAGTAAGACTAGAGGAACAACTAGCATCTGTACACTGCTCGCTTACAGACTCCCACAG AGAGGAAGTGAAGGATATTTTGAGGATACGAGAAGCTGTCAAACAGGAAGCTGGGATGCTCGAACAGCAGCTGTCCGATTTGGTACACCACTATGGTGATAGCATCAAAATG AAGCTGAATCGGCTCTTGGATGAACAGTCTCAGCTGTGTTCCCAACTGCGTATCACCCCTTCTGAAAGGCCCCGTCTTGGACTGCCCTCGACCAGGAGTGTGGGCACTCAGTGCTGCTTGCTGCCTGTGACATCCAACCCACTGAGATGTGTTCACCATCACTGTACATGTCAGAGAGCAGCATGCCACGATCCACACAAATATCAAACCCAGTGGGGGCCCAACTGCAAGCCAGACAGGCTGGACTTTGTAGCTTTTATTAAAAGT TTGAAAAATTCCTTACAACATTCGACGAACAATAACTCATTGGAATAA
- the itprid1 gene encoding protein ITPRID1 isoform X3: MDVLTMLKDDPEELLLDLGFGIDEPDITGRIPARFLNYQSSAHGISFQLFLEAQQSRMDIENPDVRNRFRQLEVLQQVTTTFSSLVGPISPGADASLASRMSVEARERRKRMAMILRRASKKSLSHAQMSQNQQTLSPTNLAQSGVESSGASPADKIIPLKRSRQSFSDNSGLPTLQEEQSSNFESAEPILISHPTRGTTDPLKLVSDPMPTEGILHQPVESFELEEIQSFDEGSVSGHCSGPVDPGGERLGSNVIRTNSCQSDSSGFLEEPFVPALSQQNSPGSELMKMLNGISQDSTESQQKSTEQQNTEGPSADKQNSGTQFGHITHSRNTVLRTADSGTINNTVDSYTVLGKMESRTHSTQKSTIWTEKANSNSLSPDISKIKGNGVCALVYSVQMDPVCYPPEIRDKLQSLDQRVGKQRMSLFDELKSAETNSTTCPTDLGTGVEMEVATCADPYELGVKDQISRHSNQMCDSLTSYRDKNVTSDTAFGHDSPAALKRRRESFSKRSRSDVATDNDSGTAQTPTTNTPFTSVETCPAGMWKSMECSRGLGHFRTRSMSLDTGLSYEEEDHRWEGMFCAGTQRCSHCGSQISSDNGWEKPQPEQSSNLPYSLDELEEMMKCMRKFQSVLTEIEVRLEEQLASVHCSLTDSHREEVKDILRIREAVKQEAGMLEQQLSDLVHHYGDSIKMKLNRLLDEQSQLCSQLRITPSERPRLGLPSTRSVGTQCCLLPVTSNPLRCVHHHCTCQRAACHDPHKYQTQWGPNCKPDRLDFVAFIKSVRNVLNPSRVGKNLELNDFHDIQLTRLERLHSSADVNKAAY, translated from the exons ATGGATGTATTGACTATGCTAAAAGATGACCCTGAAGAACTGTTGCTGGATTTGGGTTTCGGCATCGATGAGCCTGACATCACAGGGAGAATCCCGGCCCGTTTCCTCAATTATCAGTCCAGTGCTCACGGCATCAGTTTTCAGCTCTTTCTGGAAGCTCAGCAGAGCCGAATGGACATCGAAAACCCGGATGTCAGGA ATCGATTTAGACAGCTCGAGGTTCTTCAGCAGGTCACCACGACCTTCTCCTCTCTGGTTGGCCCCATCTCTCCAGGTGCAGATGCATCTTTAGCTTCCCGAATGTCAGTGGAGGCACGGGAAAGGAGGAAACGCATGGCTATGATTCTGCGTAGAGCCTCCAAGAAGAGTCTCAGCCATGCCCAAATGTCACAGAACCAGCAAACACTCTCTCCAACGAACTTAGCCCAGTCTGGCGTGGAATCCTCTGGGGCTTCACCGGCAGATAAAATAATTCCTTTAAAACGGTCAAGGCAAAGTTTCTCTGACAACAGCGGTCTGCCTACCTTACAAGAGGAGCAGAGTTCTAATTTTGAATCGGCTGAGCCCATTTTAATTAGTCACCCAACTAGAGGAACAACAGACCCCCTAAAACTTGTGTCTGATCCCATGCCCACCGAAGGGATCTTGCATCAACCTGTGGAATCTTTTGAGCTAGAGGAG ATCCAGAGTTTTGATGAGGGAAGTGTTTCTGGGCACTGCAGTGGCCCGGTGGATCCTGGAG GTGAACGTTTGGGATCTAATGTGATAAGGACAAACAGTTGTCAGTCAGACAGCAGTGGCTTCCTTGAGGAACCATTCGTACCAGCGCTCTCTCAGCAGAACAGCCCAGGATCTGAGCTCATGAAG ATGCTGAATGGGATATCACAAGACAGTACAGAGAGTCAACAGAAGAGCACAGAACAGCAAAACACTGAGGGGCCCAGTGCAGATAAACAGAACTCTGGCACACAGTTTGGCCATATAACACACTCTAGAAACACTGTTCTGAGAACGGCAGACTCTGGAACTATTAACAACACAGTGGACTCTTATACTGTCCTGGGAAAAATGGAATCAAGAACACACTCGACACAGAAAAGCACTATATGGACTGAAAAAGCTAATTCAAATTCTTTGTCACCAGACATTAGTAAAATTAAGGGCAATGGTGTTTGTGCTTTAGTGTACTCCGTCCAGATGGATCCTGTTTGTTATCCGCCTGAAATCCGTGACAAATTGCAAAGCCTAGATCAACGTGTTGGTAAGCAACGTATGTCCTTGTTTGACGAACTGAAATCTGCAGAGACAAACTCAACTACTTGTCCTACTGATCTGGGAACAGGTGTGGAAATGGAGGTTGCCACCTGTGCAGATCCCTATGAGTTGGGTGTGAAAGATCAGATCTCCAGACATTCAAATCAGATGTGCGATTCTCTGACCTCATACCGGGACAAAAATGTGACATCTGATACTGCATTTGGGCACGATTCCCCAGCTGCGCTCAAACGCAGAAGGGAGTCATTTTCCAAGAGGTCCAGGTCTGATGTGGCCACTGATAATGATTCGGGCACAGCGCAAACACCCACCACAAATACACCATTCACATCTGTGGAGACATGTCCAGCTGGCATGTGGAAATCTATGGAATGTTCTAGAGGTCTTGGACATTTCCGTACACGATCGATGTCTCTGGACACGGGGTTGTCATATGAGGAGGAGGATCACAGATGGGAGGGCATGTTTTGTGCAGGGACACAGCGATGCTCCCATTGCGGATCTCAGATAAGCAGCGACAATGGCTGGGAGAAACCTCAACCTGAGCAGTCCTCAAATCTGCCT TACTCTCTGGATGAGCTGGAGGAGATGATGAAGTGCATGAGAAAGTTCCAGAGTGTTCTGACGGAAATTGAAGTAAGACTAGAGGAACAACTAGCATCTGTACACTGCTCGCTTACAGACTCCCACAG AGAGGAAGTGAAGGATATTTTGAGGATACGAGAAGCTGTCAAACAGGAAGCTGGGATGCTCGAACAGCAGCTGTCCGATTTGGTACACCACTATGGTGATAGCATCAAAATG AAGCTGAATCGGCTCTTGGATGAACAGTCTCAGCTGTGTTCCCAACTGCGTATCACCCCTTCTGAAAGGCCCCGTCTTGGACTGCCCTCGACCAGGAGTGTGGGCACTCAGTGCTGCTTGCTGCCTGTGACATCCAACCCACTGAGATGTGTTCACCATCACTGTACATGTCAGAGAGCAGCATGCCACGATCCACACAAATATCAAACCCAGTGGGGGCCCAACTGCAAGCCAGACAGGCTGGACTTTGTAGCTTTTATTAAAAGTGTAAGAAATGTCTTGAATCCTAGTAGGGTTGGGAAAAATCTGGAactaaatgattttcatgacattcAGTTAACGCGTCTTGAACGTCTGCATTCTTCTGCCGATGTGAACAAAGCAGCATACTAA